The Candidatus Eremiobacteraceae bacterium sequence GTTCCAGCCGCGATGTCTTTGAGCACCCGCGTCTGCGGTGTGACCACGTTCGCTCCCCAATCGCTGCCGTACCGAATGTGCTTAATGGCATCGAAAGCCGACCAAATGGAGCCTAAATCATCTGATGTCGGGGAATATGAACGCCACGAGATACCGTGCTGGTCGAGCACATCGGCGAGTGTGGGGTAGTCGAAGCACGGAAAGACTTTGCGACCATCCCGTCCATGCGGACCGAGCAGCGCAACCGTGACGCCCGCCGGCGAATCGCATCCCCACCAAAAGACACCGCTAGCAGTTCGGTTGGGATTATCAACCGCTGTGCCGGATTCGCCGGAGATCAAGTATTGATGTGCGGGGAAACTCGGACCACCTACCGACTCGAATGTCTCGTCAGCGAAGGTAAACTCGCGCGCTAGCGCCCAGTAGGGTTGCGTTTCGCTGCGTGGCACGAACGCATAGGGGTAGTTGCCATTTCGTTTTGGCAGGGTACCGATAGTGTCGAAACCATCCATTTTTCCGCCGTCGTATTCATTTAGGAACGTCTGACGCGCGTGATCGACGTCAACTGGATCATTGAGGCTCACTGAGTGAAGCCGTACGATAGACCCATCATGGCGCTTGCCGGATCGAACGGTGTCCGCGCCGGGGAATCCATTGAAGAGATTGTCGACGCTCCGGTTTTCTTGAATAACGATGACCACATGCTGGATCGTGTGAACCGGAATGGCGGCTATCTGAATGGCGATCGCTACGGCGGGAATCATGACTAGGTACCTCGTCGGATAGTTGCTCTTTAATTGAGCCATTCGGGATGTAACTCAGTGCTATCGAAATGTTGGCTCACTTTATAGCGCTCGGATTCGCCATTCTCTGCATCCCTCGCATTTCTTGCCAGAAGAGCTGCCCGTTCCGGCGGCGTCGGCGGGCAACGTCACCATGATGCGCACGCCGCGATTTGACGGCGTCGGACCAAATCCCAGCTCGCTCGCTCTCTTCAGGAGCCGATCGCCCCTGAAAAAGGCGCGTGAGCCAGGGCCGAACGGTCGAGGACATCCTGCGCGGTGTTCACAACTCGCTCGCCGTACGAGCGGTAGCGCTGCTCAAGCGCGTGGGTATCGAGCCCGAAATCGCGCTCGTGGGTGGCATAACCCTGGATGGTCGGAAGCTGACCAAAATACTGACCAACTGTAGCTGTTTTTCATCCGGCGCATCTTCATTGACCACTACACACTCAATGTAGGGTTTGGGTTTGCGGTGAGATCGAAGCCAAATCTCCGGAGGGAAGCGGCATACGTTTAATTTCGTAGAATGGGCGCGCCAGAAGTCAGATCACATCAAACGTAAGACGCCCGGCGAAAGTCCTAGCTCTCGGGTTCAAGTAGCGCTGCCGCGTGAATCGCTATCGTCTGGCATGATGGTCTCGGCCATGCTGGGGAAACGAGTTGAAGAGAATCGGGATGACTTCAGCGACAAACCTTCTGCGACATCGAAGTGTCCAGGTAACGATCGTCATCTGGGCGGCTTGCGTCGCGTTTGTCGCGCTGAGTAGACGGACTCTTCCATTTGATTGGCCGAACGTGAGCGATATGTCGCCTGGTTCGCAACTACTCAGCGCAAACGTTCAGATTCTGTGGGTGCTTTTACTAATCGGCGTAGCCTTCTATGTCACCCGGCGGCGGACGGTTATCGACCTAGCTACGCGAGCGCCCGAATCGGCGGTCAATCGAGTGGAACTCTCGTTTCTCGTGGGTTACGCCGTCGTGGCCCAGGTCATTGGGCTTGGACTTGGTCGCCTTATCGGGACCTATCCCATTAGTCTCCACCTGCCGGGCTCGGTCTTCGGGATCACGTCAAACGTCTCACCGGCAGACGTGTATGCATGGGTTGCCTACAACTTTGTGGTCTACGCGGTCATCCCGTACGTCGTTTTCCGGGCGAGAGGCTACTCAAATGAAGCGCTCAGTCTGACGTCGACGGATCGTCGACAGGACCTGCTGCTTATCGTGGTCATCCTAATCTTGGAGTCGGCATTTGAGCTGATCTTCGAGCATGGGATCTTCAAACTCAGCGGCCACCAGCTGCTTGTGGGAGTGCCGGCGACGTTCGTTGTGTATTTCTTTGGGACTTCGCTTCCAATCATGGTCTTCATCTACGCGATCCTGCTCCCGCGGTTCTTGAAGCTGACGGGTTCGATTGTCACAACCGTCATTCTCGGAGGAGTAACATACGCGGTCCTGCATTTGTTCGAAGCCTGGACACTGTGGAACTCGCCAAAGAACATAATACTTTCACTGAGCTTCCTCATGTTCCAGTACTTCGGTCCGGGCATGGTCAAGGCAGTGCTCACGATCCGCAGTGGGAATGCTTGGGTCCACGTGTGGTCGTACCACTCTGTTGCGCCACACGTGCTGTTGGATACGCCGCTGATAGTGAAGAGCTTTAAGCTCATGTGACACGTACCGGGAGATGCATGTTGAAATGACAGCAACGTATCGTGCGGTGATGTTGACGAAGCCGGGTGGCCCCGAAGTTCTGCAGTGCGTTGAGCTGCCCGTCGAGCAACCCGGTTTGGGGCAATTGCGAGTCCGCGTACTGGCTGCCGGCGTAGGTTCAACCGACCTGCTCATGCTCGCGGGCGGCTACCGGTACGCGCCGAAAATGCCGTTCGTCCCCGGCTACGAGATCGCCGGGGTGGTTGATGCCATCGGCGACGGCGTCACTGATTTCAAAGTCGGTCAGCGAGTTGCGGCGCTTACTGTGCACGGTGGGTACGGCGAGTTGCTCGTGCGCGACGCAGAGCACTTTCTATCGATCCCGGATGAGGTCTCCGATGTGGAAGCGGCGGCGGTGATCCTGAATTATATCACCGCCTGGCAAATGATCCACCGAGTGGTGAACGTGCTGCCCGGCCAGACCGCGCTTGTAACAGGTGCGGCGGGTGGTGTTGGCACGGCGGCTCTTCAATTACTGCGGCTCGCCGGAGCAAAGACCTATGGAGCAGCGTCGCTGAAAAAGCACGATACGGTGCGGAACCTTGGAGCGACACCGATCGACTACCGCAAAGGGTCGCTTGATGTTCTCACTCGCGCCCTTGAGCCGCAGGGCGTTGACTATGTATTCGACGCCGTCGGCGGTGCCAACATCGGCCTGTGCATCGGCGCCGCACGCCGTGGCGGGACCGTCGTAAGCTATGGATTCCTATCCGTCGCCGGTACGCTTGCCACACTCGCCATGTTCGTCAATCTCTTCGTCGGCGCACGTCTGCGTGGACGGCGTGGCGAGTTCTACGGAATCACGCTGCTCTATCGAAAGGACCCAAAGCCCCTGCGTGAAGATCTGCCGAAGATCTTCGCCCTTGTCGCCGAAAAGAAAATCGACCCCATGATTAGCGCTACGTTCCCACTCCTCGACGCGAGAAAAGCCATCGAGCTATTAGCGACGGGTACCGTAGAAGGCAAAATCGTCCTCACGAACAATTGACTTGCGATATCGTCCGCGGAACAGCTTGACGGCGGTTCAGAACGTACCCGCTCAAGCGCAGGCTAGGCAACCTATCCGAGAACGATCTACGGGCGACGAATGCGGGGGAAGATGGCAAACGTATTCGACTATTTGACTGTCCTCATTTCCATTGTCTTGGGACTAGGAATAGCGCATTTGCTGGGAGGAATCGCGCGATCCGTCTCCCGGCGTTCGACTACCTTATTTTATTGGCCAACCCTCGTTTGGGCCTTTGTGCTGCTTATCATTATCGTTCAAGTTTGGTGGGTCGACTTTTCTCTGAGCAGGCAAACGCAGTGGACACTGCCGGGTTTCGCATCGACGCTGCTGATTCCGGCCACGCTCTACTTCATGGCGTTTCTCATTCTTCCTGAATCCAGCGACATGCGAGAGGCATATTTTGAAAATCGCGTTTGGTTTTTCAGCCTGCTCATAGCGGTTCCGCTTTTTGGCTCGCTACAACAGATCTTGGTTGAGGGTCACGTTCACAAAGATATCGATACATTGGCGAAAGTAGTAGGTCTGGCCCTAACGGTGAGCGCGATATGTTTCCGGTCGGAAAGAGCGCAAAAGGTCTTCGCGGTAGTCGGCATCGTATTTGTTGTCCTCTACGTATGGGGGCTTTTCTTTCACTTGCCTCCCCCTGCGTAGCTAAACTCTGTGCTTACATTGAGACTATAAGATCAAACACGGAACGACAAAATAGTCGCATGAGAGGCTCGATGCCGCGGCGCATTGACTCATCAAGTCGATGCAAGTCAATGCGATTACCAACCAACGCGACAAAAACGTCAATCGCTCTCCGCCACAGATAAGGTGGTTCGGCGGCCCGCGCGGCGTGCCGGATCGCCGAGCTGCTTTAATCGCGCAACGTACGCGAGCTGGCGGGAATGGAAGCGAACTTGAGTCAATGCTCCGGTCGACATAGCGAATCCGTCAGGGAGATTCTCGAGTGAAGGTCATCAAGAAATATAAGCCGGGTGAGATATGCTGGACCGATCTAGGTACGCCGGACTTCGCCGGGGCGAAAAAATTTTATCGGGCCATCTTTGCCTGGACAGCGAAAGACCTTCCGATGGGCCCCGACTTCGAATATTCGATGATGCGCGTCAAAGGCAAAAACGTGTGCTTGCTCTACGCTATGTCCGAAGATCAGCGCAAGGCCAAGGTCCCCCCAGCGTGGCTTCCATACGTTTCGGTTGCGAGCGTCGCCGCGACCGTGAAAAAGGCGCGCGCCGCCGGCGGCAAGATCATCATGAAACCAATGAAAGTCAAGGAAGGAAGCATGGCGATCATCCAAGATCCAACGGGTGCCGCTATTGGGCTTTGGCAAGCTGGATCGCATTTGGGCGCGACGATAGGCGATACGCCTGGCGCCGTTTGTTGGCAGGACTTGAATACGCCGAAACCCGGCGTTGCCGCCAAATTCTATGAAAAGGTCTTCGGCTGGAAGTGGGCGACGAAAGATTATGGTGGGAACGAGTACACTACGTTCATGCTCGGCAAGCAGGCTGAATGCGGCATGTGGCCCGCTCCGAATAAGAAATTGCCACCGAGTTGGGTCACGCATTGGCAGGTGGCCGATTGCGCGAAAACCGTCGCGAAAGTCAAGCGGCTTGGCGGGCGAGTAGTGATGGGTACTACCGCGGTGCCGGGTATTTGCCGCTTCGCTGTACTGAAAGACCCGAAGGGCGCGGTATTTGGAATCTTAGAACCCGAACCATAACATGGCGGGCTCATGCGATGTCCGAATCCACTTATTTTTTTGGCGGAATGTAAAATTTTCCGACGCCTCGGCGGCGGCAGCCGACGCCGGCAGCATCACGCGCTGGTCGACCGGGGCGCATAGCGCAACTGCACCACGCCGCTTGCGAACGTGTGGACGCCCAGGTGCTTCAAGTCGAGCTGCCGTGGAAGGTCGAGCAAGAACGGCTTGCCGGCCCCGACCGCCACTGGGTGGATGTACGCGTGAATCTCGTCGACGAGCCCGGCCGCGATAAGCGTTGAGGCAAGCCCCGGACCCCCGACGATCATATCGCTACCCTTTCCAGACTTCAACAGTCTCACGCTCTCCACGCCATTGTCGCGCACAAGACGGGCGCCATGATCGACCGACTGCAAGGAGCGGGAGAAGACGATGTGCTCGCCGGTGTTCCAGTAGCGCGCGAATTCTTTCATCTCGGGAGTGCACGCCGGATCGGCTTCGGCGGTCGGCCAATAGCCGGACATCGTCTCCCACAGGCGGCGCCCGTACAAGTGCGTGGTCATGACCGCATACAGGTCTGTGAAATGCTTGAACAGCTCGCCGTCGGGCGTCGTCCACTCGAAGCTGCCGTCTGGGCTTTCGACATAGCAATCGAGCGAAGTGTTCATCGGATAGATCAGTTTGCGCATCTGGCTCTCCCGGTGCCGGTCGGATGGTCCGATTGCGTCGTCGGCTTTATCGGCGACGCCGCGGCTTACTCCAGAGCCGCGGGCGCCGTGACTATCGCCGCCGCCATTGCGATTTTGTGATCCTGGTTCCAGGGCGGCCCGATGGCCCTCCGCACCTGGAGGAAGTGAGCGTCGAGGTTTTCTACATGCAGCGCCTGGTGCGCCGCACCCAATACGCTCTTCGCGTCGAACCAGTGGACGGGCCAACCACGTGCCTCGGCCGCGGAGGCCAAGGCCTTGCGGTACATCACCCAGTCGGCATTGTTCTGCGCATAATAATCCGTGATTCGCTCGGCGATCGTGGGTGGAAGCGGTGGGCACTTGCGAAGGGCGACACCAAGCACACGCGGCACCGCAATAGTGACAGCGTCGAAGGCGAGCGCCGCTTGCCTTTCCGCCGACAGACGCACGCGCTCTACCAACTCCACCGCCTCGTCGAGCGGGAGCTTTCGGCCCTCGCTGTGGTGCGGAAGCGCCGGCAGGCCGTCGTCCACAAGTTCCACCCGGCGGCGGTCGAGGAGCGTACCATCGCGTGCCACCGTCACCATCACGGCCCAACCGCCATGATCTGATACTCCGATGATGCCGCCGTTCTTCGACATGATGTCCCAAGGGTCGATTCCATGTGGTTCATTCTCCTTCTTCCTCCCACGCTTTAACGCTTCGGAGCGTTAGGCGGCCAACCGGGGGGCGTACGAATTTTTTCCGAACTGTTGCCCTAGATTTTTAATGCGGCTGAAGGATCGCATCCGTCGGCTAGAATTTTGAGAGTGTATTGGCGGCTTCCATATTGACAGCACAACTGGCGTCGAAAATCAGCGACGCGAGATCATCGAATCTGGAGTGACCTCGGTCGCGAAGGAGTTATTGCCGCTTCATAGCGAGACTGATGTCAAGGAATTCATCCAAAGACATCTTTACGGGGGTATAGTCTTTCCGGGCGGCCGAAATCTCTAACATATATCCCAGTGACATTGTGAAATCGCTATTCGTAGTTAGTTGAACTCGGAGCGAATCACAAATAGGTCAGAGTCACGTCGAGCACTACACGCTCACTTAAGGGCTGACGTGCACGTCGACTGAATCCATATGAGTTAGTATTAGCGTGGCTTTCCCGTGACAGAGGTAGCGCCGTGTCTCTGTCCAAACAAGCAGGCGTGTCGAAGTTGGGTGCCGAGTACAAGTTGGAGCAGCGCCGACACGCTGCGGCAGATGGCCTGTGCCATACGTGCTGCGCCGTCAAGGTTGCCCCGGGCCGATCCACATGTCCGAAATGTTCGGCAGACGCTTCCGCGCGCACCGTACGACGACGACGTGCAATTCGAACAAATATCGAGATGCAACGTGGCGCCTTGGCGCAGGAAACGCTTGGTGATGCTTATTCTTCAGACGGCGACTACCGCGCAGCTCTGAAGAGCTATCAACGGGCCTTCGATCTCTCCGCAGGCGACCTCTCGGCTCACGCGCGGCTCGCGGTCAAGGTCGGCGACACCGCGTTCCATCGCGGAATCGCGACCGACGCCGACGCTCTGTTCAATTCTCTTCTCGAAAAGACTGTGCCGGTGCCGGGCACGGGGGCAAGCGTCGCCCACCTGCACATGCAGCAGATTCGGACCCTCTGGTCAAGCGCGCGAACTGCCGACATCGTGCCAATTTCCAAACGTCTGCTCGATTTCGCAACCGCGTCCAACAACGTCGAGCTGATCCTAGCGACCCGGCTGTCGTTGGCGATGATTCTTCACTTGTTGTCTCGGTACGATGAAGCGGAGCGCTACCTGCACGCCATCGACGTACACGCCTTGCCCCCAGATCCCAAAGTGATCTCCAAGTACCACCGGGTGTGCGCATTGGTGTACGCAGCCTCGGGCAACGCCGAGATGGCGTCCGACAGTTTCGCAAAAGCGCTCCGTTACGCCGAGCAAGATCAAGATCCGTACGCGTATCCAAGCACGCTCCACTCGCACGCTGTGTCCGCAAGTATGCTCGGCCACACCGAACTCGCCGCCAGCTTGTCTCTGCAGGCGGTGAGCGCCGCGCGCGATCGGAATCTCGGGTGGCTCGTTGCCTGTTTTTCGCTCGAATACGCACGAGTGCTCAGCCGCCAGGGTAACCGGCATCTGGCCCATGCCTACGTTAACCAAGCGGCAACGTTTGACAACCCTCCGCCGGTCTTACTCGAATCTTTGGCTGAAATCGGAATACCGATCGCCATTGAGTGCAACGACCCTTATCTTCTCAGCCAGTGCGCGAACGAGGACGCCCTGACGTTCGCGTTTAGGTCGAGCGAACCGCAGCGCCTCGGTCCCGTAGCCTCCTCATTCGCCCGCTACTTCCATCGAACGAGGCAGCCGCAAAAGGCGCAAGACGTACTTGCAAAAGCTCTCGAGTATGTGAAGAACGCTGATGAAGCTTGCGACCTGCCGCTTGCGGTCGCGCAATTCGGCGACAGTCGCTACTTTGAGCCGGCACGCGAGGTCCTGCGGACCCGAACGCTACTGCCGAACTCCGACGTGGCCAGCGCGCACTTGCACTATTTTGACGCCTTTGTCTATGACCGCGAAGGCGACGCTGAAGGGTGCATTCGCGAGGCAACGATGGCTGGCACGTTGTTTCGAAAGCTCCGATGGACGAGTTACGAGCTGGCCGCGACCCTGCTCGGCGCCTCCGCCCATCGCACCCGTAGCGCGGCCGATGGATTGGCGGGTCCGGCAGCGTCGATCCCCTCGGAGCTGACCCTTCGAGAGCAAAGCGTCGCCCAGCTGGCGATCGTCGGACTGTCGAATCGCGAGATCGGCGAAAGACTTTCGATCTCGGTGCGGACGGTCGAGTGTCATATGACTTCGATCTTACGCCGCATGGGAATACGGTCTCGTCACCAACTCCTTGAATCGGTACACAGGTAGAGGCGCCAGGGGTTTCCACGATTGTGATATGTCCCTGGGATTGTTAAAATTCTGGGGCTAGATTCTCTTGGAGGCGACCCACAAAACCTTTGTTCCTACTGCTGATGTCTCGTTTTCGACTATTCACCAGTTGGAAGATCGATATTTTCCTGGGAGCAGACCAAAGGGAGCAGAAATGGTAGTCTGACTTTATGGCTATGTTTCGCATGATCCGCGCCGCGCTCGGCGCATCGGCCACGCTAGCGCTGCTAGCGGGCTGCTCCGGCGGCAATTCGTCGGCAGTGTTCTCTCCGGGTGGACCAAGCGTCGGCGGCCAATCCGCGCAGCGGCAAATCGCGTCCGCCGGTCGCACCGACAACAGTCTGCTCCCCCCGACCATCGCGCGAATCTCGAACGAACCGGTCGCGACGGCCAGCTTCATCGATCCACGTGCCCTAGGCACGTCGCTGATCTTCGTATCCGACGCGGCCAATGGGGTTATCGACATCTATCCTCTGGCCGGTAAGAACCAGCAGATGGCCGGCCAAATCACGGGGCTGACGCAGCCTCAGGGCATCACGACCGACAAGAACGGCAACCTTTACGTCGCGAACACCAACAGCTCGAACGTGCTCGTGTACGCCCCACCCTACACTGGGGCGCCAAAGAGGACGATTAGCGACCCCAACGAGTTTCCGGCTGACGTCGCGGTCTCCAGTACCGGAGTCGTCGCGATCACGAACATCTGCAATGCTCCGCATTGCCGCCTCAACACCGGCAACGTGAAGATCTACGCGAAAGGTAGCACGAAGAGCTGCGCCACCGTTTCAGATTCGTCGTTCAACTTCACGCGCGTCATGTTCGCCGAATTCGACAAGAACGGTGCTCTTTATATCGATGGCATGAACGGCGGCTACCAGTCATCGTTCGGGCTCGTCACCGGCGGTTGTCAAGCTACGAGCATCACGAACATCGTTCCCATCTATACAGTGGCTTTCCCGGGCGGCATTCAAATCGACAAGGCAGGCAACATCGCCTTCTGCGACCAGGGCCGACAACAGGTCGCTACTTTTAGCCCACCGGTGGGCGGTCAATTTGGAAACCCTGTGTCGACAACGCCGCTGACGGGATCGACCGCAGCGATTGGCATCGCCATCCTTGCCTCCGGTTTGAATCTTTATGCTGCGGATGCCGGCGGATCCGGACTTGCGGAGAAGTACAACTACCCAGCCGGTGGTGCGATCAAAAACACCATCGCTGTCGGCGGCCAGCCGATAGGCATCGCGGTGACCCCAGCGCTCTCGAAGGAGAATAACTAAATGCGCCATTCACTGTTAGCCCCCAACGCCTTGGGCGTTGCGGCGCTCGTAACGTTTCTCGCGGGCTGCTCGGGCATCTCGCAAACCCCGGCATTGAACGGCTCCTCGAGTTCGCTCGGATACGCGGCTGGACCTCAGGTCATGAGTATGCGAGCAGTTGCGCCAAACACAAGCCACGGCTTCATGCAGTCGATCGACGCGCAAACACACCTGGTGTACATGTCGAGTTGGGGCACGGCTTCGGTCGTCGATGTCTTGACAATGGACGGCAAGCAGGTCGGCCAGATCACGAACGGCTTAGTAGAACCTGCGGGCATGTTTGTCGATCAGAATGGCAGCCTCTGGGTCGCAAATGTGTCTGGGGGCGTCGTGGTGTATCCACGCGGCGGTTTGTCTCCGAGCAACACGCTCACGGATCCGGTCGGTTATCCGGTCGACGTAACGGTGTGCCCAAACGGCACGGCCTATGTGGCAGACTTATACGATCTCAATAACACCAACCACTCGAGCGTCCAAGTCTACCCACCCGGCAGCACAAAGCCAACGCGCAGCCTCAACTACGCGAGCGACTTTCGAAACCCGTTCTTGACGTGCGATGCCGCGGGCAACG is a genomic window containing:
- a CDS encoding VOC family protein — its product is MKVIKKYKPGEICWTDLGTPDFAGAKKFYRAIFAWTAKDLPMGPDFEYSMMRVKGKNVCLLYAMSEDQRKAKVPPAWLPYVSVASVAATVKKARAAGGKIIMKPMKVKEGSMAIIQDPTGAAIGLWQAGSHLGATIGDTPGAVCWQDLNTPKPGVAAKFYEKVFGWKWATKDYGGNEYTTFMLGKQAECGMWPAPNKKLPPSWVTHWQVADCAKTVAKVKRLGGRVVMGTTAVPGICRFAVLKDPKGAVFGILEPEP
- a CDS encoding dihydrofolate reductase family protein, with protein sequence MRKLIYPMNTSLDCYVESPDGSFEWTTPDGELFKHFTDLYAVMTTHLYGRRLWETMSGYWPTAEADPACTPEMKEFARYWNTGEHIVFSRSLQSVDHGARLVRDNGVESVRLLKSGKGSDMIVGGPGLASTLIAAGLVDEIHAYIHPVAVGAGKPFLLDLPRQLDLKHLGVHTFASGVVQLRYAPRSTSA
- a CDS encoding zinc-binding dehydrogenase, with product MLTKPGGPEVLQCVELPVEQPGLGQLRVRVLAAGVGSTDLLMLAGGYRYAPKMPFVPGYEIAGVVDAIGDGVTDFKVGQRVAALTVHGGYGELLVRDAEHFLSIPDEVSDVEAAAVILNYITAWQMIHRVVNVLPGQTALVTGAAGGVGTAALQLLRLAGAKTYGAASLKKHDTVRNLGATPIDYRKGSLDVLTRALEPQGVDYVFDAVGGANIGLCIGAARRGGTVVSYGFLSVAGTLATLAMFVNLFVGARLRGRRGEFYGITLLYRKDPKPLREDLPKIFALVAEKKIDPMISATFPLLDARKAIELLATGTVEGKIVLTNN
- a CDS encoding SBBP repeat-containing protein codes for the protein MAMFRMIRAALGASATLALLAGCSGGNSSAVFSPGGPSVGGQSAQRQIASAGRTDNSLLPPTIARISNEPVATASFIDPRALGTSLIFVSDAANGVIDIYPLAGKNQQMAGQITGLTQPQGITTDKNGNLYVANTNSSNVLVYAPPYTGAPKRTISDPNEFPADVAVSSTGVVAITNICNAPHCRLNTGNVKIYAKGSTKSCATVSDSSFNFTRVMFAEFDKNGALYIDGMNGGYQSSFGLVTGGCQATSITNIVPIYTVAFPGGIQIDKAGNIAFCDQGRQQVATFSPPVGGQFGNPVSTTPLTGSTAAIGIAILASGLNLYAADAGGSGLAEKYNYPAGGAIKNTIAVGGQPIGIAVTPALSKENN
- a CDS encoding alkaline phosphatase family protein, whose protein sequence is MIPAVAIAIQIAAIPVHTIQHVVIVIQENRSVDNLFNGFPGADTVRSGKRHDGSIVRLHSVSLNDPVDVDHARQTFLNEYDGGKMDGFDTIGTLPKRNGNYPYAFVPRSETQPYWALAREFTFADETFESVGGPSFPAHQYLISGESGTAVDNPNRTASGVFWWGCDSPAGVTVALLGPHGRDGRKVFPCFDYPTLADVLDQHGISWRSYSPTSDDLGSIWSAFDAIKHIRYGSDWGANVVTPQTRVLKDIAAGTLPAISWVTPDFRSSDHSQYGIGGRELVARTDLGPQWVASIANALGHSDLWKSTVLIVVWDDWGGWYDHVAPPQLDAMGLGFRVPMIVISPYARRGYVSHHRHEFGSILKFTEEVFGLQEISTTDRRADDLSDCFDFSQTTQPYVTVLTEVTESELMAMPPSNVPPDSY
- a CDS encoding helix-turn-helix transcriptional regulator — protein: MQRGALAQETLGDAYSSDGDYRAALKSYQRAFDLSAGDLSAHARLAVKVGDTAFHRGIATDADALFNSLLEKTVPVPGTGASVAHLHMQQIRTLWSSARTADIVPISKRLLDFATASNNVELILATRLSLAMILHLLSRYDEAERYLHAIDVHALPPDPKVISKYHRVCALVYAASGNAEMASDSFAKALRYAEQDQDPYAYPSTLHSHAVSASMLGHTELAASLSLQAVSAARDRNLGWLVACFSLEYARVLSRQGNRHLAHAYVNQAATFDNPPPVLLESLAEIGIPIAIECNDPYLLSQCANEDALTFAFRSSEPQRLGPVASSFARYFHRTRQPQKAQDVLAKALEYVKNADEACDLPLAVAQFGDSRYFEPAREVLRTRTLLPNSDVASAHLHYFDAFVYDREGDAEGCIREATMAGTLFRKLRWTSYELAATLLGASAHRTRSAADGLAGPAASIPSELTLREQSVAQLAIVGLSNREIGERLSISVRTVECHMTSILRRMGIRSRHQLLESVHR